A single genomic interval of Cytophagia bacterium CHB2 harbors:
- a CDS encoding glycosyltransferase family 2 protein, whose protein sequence is MTLSVIIPVYNEKQTIRQIIARVMNVPCAKQVIVVDDGSTDGTREILEQLGQSKNLICLFHARNQGKGQAIKTALSAVQGDVIVIQDADLEYHPEDYPQALALIEAGWADAVYGSRFLGPHRVFLFWHYMGNKLLTFLANVITSGILTDMETGFKVIRADAFKALDIQSYTFDFEVEVTVKLFRYGYRVYEIPITYTGRDYDEGKKITWRDGVRALRALLKWNLIVHSRPRPPLPAFVSTNKTQTDGLVTLPPTIEYSSHQQDNTRSRETLT, encoded by the coding sequence GTGACGCTATCCGTTATTATCCCTGTTTATAACGAGAAACAGACCATCCGGCAGATTATCGCGCGGGTCATGAACGTGCCATGTGCCAAACAAGTCATTGTGGTTGACGATGGTTCAACCGATGGCACACGAGAAATATTGGAGCAACTGGGGCAATCAAAAAATCTTATTTGTTTATTTCATGCACGCAATCAAGGCAAGGGCCAAGCCATCAAGACAGCGTTATCGGCAGTGCAAGGCGATGTCATTGTCATTCAAGATGCTGATTTGGAATATCATCCGGAAGACTACCCCCAAGCGCTTGCACTAATCGAAGCTGGTTGGGCAGATGCCGTCTATGGCTCGCGGTTTCTGGGGCCGCATCGGGTGTTTTTATTTTGGCATTATATGGGCAACAAATTGCTTACGTTTTTGGCCAACGTTATCACCTCGGGCATTTTGACCGATATGGAAACCGGTTTCAAGGTTATCCGCGCGGATGCTTTCAAAGCGCTCGACATCCAATCCTACACCTTCGATTTCGAAGTCGAGGTAACGGTCAAACTCTTCCGCTATGGTTATCGTGTTTATGAGATTCCGATTACTTACACCGGGCGGGACTATGATGAAGGAAAAAAGATTACCTGGCGCGACGGCGTGCGCGCGCTGCGTGCGTTACTGAAGTGGAACCTGATTGTTCACAGCCGGCCGAGGCCGCCTTTGCCTGCTTTCGTCTCTACCAATAAAACTCAAACAGATGGCCTGGTTACTTTGCCTCCAACAATTGAATATTCGAGCCATCAGCAAGATAATACTCGTAGTCGGGAAACGC